One Onychostoma macrolepis isolate SWU-2019 chromosome 10, ASM1243209v1, whole genome shotgun sequence genomic region harbors:
- the gigyf1b gene encoding GRB10-interacting GYF protein 1, which translates to MTAETLNFGPEWLRALSRGGSVTSPPPSPAMPKSKLADYRYGREEMLALYVKDNKIPEDMQDKEFAAILQEEPQQPLALVPLTEEEQRNFSMSVNSVAVLRLMGKGGGAVPTGVARGRGSTRGGRGRGRGEGAFYQRSVDEEVGFGRGREMHRSQSWDDRGERRFEKPLRRDSGRGGFEEGGAGGRKDYTRSDSDNWRTLREEQEDDDGTEPGGSWRIAGCRRDDGGPRSAGWRDHSSADGRRRKFDFDFRDGEGGRRRTGSEGGEEERDGLPEWCTDEEEGEMGTFDSSGAFMCIKKSSRDAIPEDQELEFEALEEDEEGGQEKDSPADKSDTCEAIAVCDGDRKSSSPHALSVPAPVHPVAEEETPKPIVTPPSKPAPQPSEDAAPAGGTAMQMQSSSPPSTTGTDLPTVGGDTEEEDGMKHLQQEAEKMVASLQDTSLEEECFTQALQESHITAAHTHTNTHSHSHSTSHTLPHSASALPLSHESAMKWFYKDPQGEIQGPFTTVEMCEWFQAGYFTMNLLVKRGCDEGFQPLGEVIKMWGRVPFSPGPSPPPLLGNMDQELLKKQLEQAATAALYQQLQMRFQHMNRCGETGMMPAMNRSMSVPDTGPMWDMPTSVSQQSGGETSLWDLTMSNSTQGPTLEHLQKIQQERREAELRKREEEERKRREEKRRQQEEQKRREEEELYRRKQQCRQQQELIMKFLQQSQQQQSVPGGAGWSGSQAGALSLGKAAGKSMGLLELEAERLHKQQQQRAQQQQRHGGLTMGQWSDGPSGMWSGSGMEGKVGGGNPAMGMWDEAMKNQASHRNIGLKNSRSSPSLSDQYMLNRRKRTDDEERLLKLLQGMKPQDGFTTWCEQMLHALNTSANNSSSVDVPTIVAYLKEVESPYEVHDFIRIYLGDTIEAKEFAKQFLERRAKQKANHQRQQQQLSKEVSGLNMNFPLQSMFQAAHMSKGSSVYDTQGGKAKKKPSMMLHSDPSILGYSFLGGGELEQVEDY; encoded by the exons ATGACTGCTGAGACACTTAACTTCGGTCCAGAATG GCTCCGTGCACTATCCAGAGGGGGGAGTGTGACGTCCCCTCCCCCTTCCCCTGCAATGCCAAAGTCCAAGTTGGCCGACTACCGCTATGGCCGCGAGGAGATGTTAGCACTTTATGTCAAAGATAACAAG ATCCCTGAGGACATGCAGGATAAGGAGTTCGCAGCTATCCTGCAGGAAGAGCCTCAGCAGCCATTGGCCTTGGTGCCCCTGACTGAGGAGGAGCAG AGAAACTTCTCCATGTCTGTGAACAGTGTGGCTGTGCTAAGGCTTATGGGTAAAGGAGGTGGAGCTGTACCAACAGGTGTCGCTAGAGGGCGTGGAAGCACTCGAGGTGGTCGAG GGAGAGGCAGAGGAGAGGGCGCATTCTACCAAAGAAGTGTGGATGAAGAGGTCGGTTTTGGCCGAGGACGAGAGATGCACCGTAGCCAGAGCTGGGATGACAG AGGTGAGCGGCGCTTTGAAAAGCCTTTGAGGCGTGATAGTGGGCGTGGTGGTTTTGAGGAGGGAGGAGCAGGAGGAAGGAAGGACTATACGCGCTCAGACAGCGATAACTGGCGTACGCTCAGAGAGGAGCAGGAGGACGATGATGGGACAGAACCTGGGGGAAGCTGGAGGATTGCTGGTTGCCGTCGTGATG ATGGGGGTCCTCGTTCAGCAGGTTGGCGGGATCACAGTAGTGCAGATGGCCGTCGTAGGAAGTTCGACTTTGACTTCCGAGATGGAGAAGGTGGACGTAGAAGGACTGGAAGTGAGGGAGGAGAGGAAGAGCGAGATGGCCTGCCTGAATGGTGCACAGATGAAGAAGAAGGGGAGATGGGAACCTTTGATTCTTCTGGAGCCTTCATGTGCATTAAG AAAAGCTCCAGAGATGCAATCCCTGAAGATCAGGAACTGGAATTTGAAGCTCtggaggaggatgaggagggtGGTCAAGAGAAGGACAGCCCAGCTGATAAAT cGGACACATGTGAAGCAATAGCTGTGTGTGATGGAGACAGAAAGTCATCATCTCCACATGCTCTGTCTGTTCCTGCCCCTGTGCACCCTGTTGCAGAGGAAGAGACTCCCAAACCCATAGTCACTCCTCCTTCAAAACCTGCACCCCAACCATCTGAAG ATGCAGCTCCAGCAGGTGGCACCGCAATGCAGATGCAGAGCTCCTCTCCTCCCTCAACCACTGGTACTGACCTTCCAACAGTAGGGGGAGACACCGAGGAGGAAGATGGCATGAAGCATCTTCAGCAG GAGGCTGAGAAGATGGTGGCATCCCTGCAAGACACATCCCTTGAAGAGGAATGTTTCACTCAAGCTCTTCAGGAGAGCCACATCACtgcagcgcacacacacacgaatacgcactcacactctcactccACCTCACACACTCTCCCGCACTCCGCAAGCGCTCTGCCCCTGTCCCATGAATCTGCAATGAAGTGGTTCTACAAAGACCCTCAAGGGGAGATTCAAG GTCCATTCACTACAGTGGAGATGTGTGAGTGGTTTCAGGCGGGGTATTTCACCATGAACCTGCTGGTCAAACGTGGCTGTGATGAGGGATTTCAGCCCCTGGGTGAAGTCATCAAGATGTGGGGACGTGTGCCTTTCTCTCCTGGCCCCTCCCCTCCTCCACTTCTG GGGAACATGGACCAGGAGCTATTGAAGAAACAACTAGAACAAGCTGCCACTGCAGCCCTGTACCAACAACTACAGATGAGATTTCAGCACATGAACAG GTGTGGGGAGACTGGGATGATGCCTGCGATGAACAGGTCCATGTCAGTGCCAGACACCGGGCCCATGTGGGACATGCCTACCTCAGTCTCTCAGCAGTCAG GCGGTGAGACCAGTCTGTGGGACTTAACCATGAGTAACTCCACTCAGGGTCCAACTCTTGAACATTTGCAGAAA ATCCAGCAGGAGAGGCGTGAAGCTGAACTCAGGAAGCGTGAAGAAGAAGAGAGGAAACGGAGGGAGGAAAAGCGCCGACAGCAGGAGGAACAGAagaggagagaggaggaggagctTTATAGACGAAAACAG CAGTGCCGTCAGCAGCAGGAACTGATCATGAAGTTTCTGCAACAGAGCCAGCAGCAGCAGAGCGTGCCAGGGGGCGCAGGATGGAGCGGAAGCCAGGCAGGAGCTCTGTCACTGGGCAAAGCTGCCGGAAAGAGCATGGGACTCCTGGAGCTGGAGGCAGAGAGACTTCacaaacagcagcagcagagagcTCAGCAGCAGCAAAGG CATGGAGGTTTGACAATGGGCCAGTGGAGTGATGGGCCATCTGGGATGTGGTCAGGATCTGGCATGGAAGGAAAGGTCGGAGGTGGCAACCCTGCTATGGGCATGTGGGATGAGGCCATGAAGAACCAGGCCAGCCATCGCAACATTGGCCTGAAGAACAGCCGCAGCAGTCCCTCTCTCAG TGATCAGTACATGCTAAATCGGCGTAAGCGTACTGACGATGAGGAGAGGCTTCTGAAGCTTCTTCAGGGGATGAAACCTCAGGATGGTTTCACCACTTGGTGTGAACAGATGCTCCACGCTCTCAACACCTCTGCAAATAACTCCTCTTCAGTGGATG TGCCCACCATTGTGGCATATCTGAAGGAGGTGGAGTCTCCATATGAAGTTCATGACTTTATCCGTATTTATCTGGGCGATACCATTGAAGCCAAAGAGTTTGCCAAGCAGTTCCTGGAGCGCCGTGCCAAACAGAAAGCGAACCACCAGAGACAACAGCAGCAG CTGTCCAAGGAAGTCTCTGGATTGAACATGAACTTCCCCCTGCAG TCAATGTTCCAGGCAGCTCACATGAGTAAGGGCAGCAGTGTGTACGACACTCAGGGAGGAAAAGCGAAGAAAAAGCCTAGCATGATGCTCCATTCTGACCCCAGTATCCTCG GCTACTCATTCCTGGGGGGAGGTGAGCTGGAGCAGGTGGAGGATTACTGA